A single region of the Lacerta agilis isolate rLacAgi1 chromosome 9, rLacAgi1.pri, whole genome shotgun sequence genome encodes:
- the FOXM1 gene encoding forkhead box protein M1 isoform X1, translating to MKSSPHRPLILKRRKLSFPHSDAASTLVGDEPSGHNVGSPKQEEAKPKEHGTSKTEPGNREVPVGGIKIIDHPTLSDAQVVAIPANTDVQSIINALTAKGKESGSNGPSKFILISSSSPRTERRELKNLFKSDEEHSTAHNKAEEDERYIGKSSALMEELLSMDGREQEENSSAETTSSVLDNSLTNIQWLGNMSSSGLSPCSVKKETEKENQTPKQKAIKAEEGSAASSSTTSWQESFSERPPYSYMAMIQFAINSTEKKRMMLKDIYTWIEDHFPYFKHVAKPGWKNSIRHNLSLHDMFVRETSANGKISFWTIHPEANRYLTLDQVFKPLDVRSPASPGLLESQQKRHIPDLQKNTRGTSGRKNEPQAARRKMKPLLPRVNSYLVPIHFPLSQSVILQPSSKMPLPTAQGASETMQSSKPVCIAPKVLLSSEEPTLLPATTPIKEETSDGELSPFTSQQSIKQDACWISKESLTAALHIKEESDNFHSNTWAPQFLPTVSTKAEPVQLGEEPDIVLPATPAKQKRPFTALKSPSRSKLNTLVIKGQDRQEMGRSRRKQHLALPSSEEPVLLLQPTSRSESCTVGSDPPFATDSHPLENTSQFSCSQGEVNPFKSAIKEMFCKLPVSSVPSKAPITSPAPFLATTDPWRLAPFVKETSDLLCSPVRTPPTSLISLQGNLDILGLGSTPLRPSLCDSPQLPLLNAETNDMVSGPLTSSPAPSKQSSPELQASALPENHSFLEGLVLDTMNDSLSKILLDVSFPGLEDDNLGTDLSWSQLIPELK from the exons ATGAAGAGCAGCCCTCACAGGCCCCTGATTCTCAAGAGACGGAAGCTGTCTTTCCCACATAGCGATGCGGCTAGCACCTTAGTAGGAGATGAGCCAAGTGGCCACAATGTTGGGTCTCCTAAGCAGGAAGAAGCAAAACCTAAGGAGCACGGCACAAGCAAAACGGAACCTGGAAATCGAGAAGTCCCTGTGGGGGGGATTAAGATAATAGACCACCCGACCTTGTCAGATGCGCAGGTGGTAGCTATTCCTGCTAACACAGATGTCCAAAGTATCATCAATGCTCTAACAGCCAAGGGGAAAGAATCTGGCAGTAATGGGCCTAGCAAATTTATTCTCATCAGTAGCAGCTCTCCTAGAACGGAGAGAAGAGAGCTCAAGAATCTTTTCAAATCCGATGAGGAGCACAGCACTGCCCACAACAAGGCAGAAGAGGATGAAAGGTACATTGGGAAAAGCTCTGCATTAATGGAAGAGCTGCTGTCTATGGATGGACGAGAACAGGAAGAAAACA GCAGCGCGGAGACAACAAGCAGTGTCTTGGACAACAGTCTGACTAACATTCAGTGGCTGGGCAATATGAGCTCTAGTGGACTGAGCCCTTGCAGTGTGAAAAAAGAAACGGAGAAGGAGAACCAGACCCCCAAGCAGAAAGCTATTAAG GCCGAGGAAGgttctgcagcttcttcctcTACTACCTCATGGCAGGAGTCCTTCTCTGAACGTCCCCCCTACTCCTATATGGCCATGATCCAGTTTGCCATCAACAGTACTGAGAAGAAGCGCATGATGCTGAAAGATATCTACACCTGGATTGAGGAtcatttcccttatttcaagcatGTAGCCAAGCCAGGCTGGAAG AACTCTATAAGGCACAATCTTTCTCTTCATGACATGTTTGTTCGAGAGACATCTGCCAATGGCAAAATCTCATTCTGGACCATTCACCCCGAAGCCAACCGCTATTTGACGTTGGACCAAGTGTTCAAA CCACTGGATGTGCGGTCACCAGCATCACCCGGGCTCTTGGAATCA CAGCAAAAACGGCACATTCCAGATCTACAGAAGAATACGAGAGGCACTAGCGGTCGTAAAAATGAGCCACAGGCTGCAC GCCGAAAAATGAAGCCCTTGCTGCCACGGGTCAACTCCTACCTAGTTCCAATTCACTTTCCTTTGAGTCAGTCCGTCATCCTTCAACCTTCTTCAAAGATGCCTCTTCCTACAGCCCAGGGTGCCTCAGAGACCATGCAGAGCAGCAAACCGGTGTGCATTGCTCCAAAG GTGTTGCTGTCCAGTGAAGAGCCAACCCTGCTCCCAGCTACCACCCCCATAAAAGAGGAGACTTCTGATGGAGAGTTATCTCCATTTACATCCCAGCAGTCCATCAAGCAGGACGCCTGTTGGATCAGCAAAGAATCACTCACCGCAGCCCTGCATATAAAAGAGGAGAGTGACAACTTTCATTCCAATACATGGGCCCCCCAGTTCCTCCCCACAGTGTCTACGAAGGCAGAGCCAGTGCAACTGGGTGAAGAACCAGACATAGTccttccagcaacacctgcaaaGCAGAAGAGACCATTTACAGCTCTCAAGTCACCATCCCGGAGCAAGCTGAACACACTGGTTATAAAGGGGCAAGACAGGCAAGAAATGGGCAGATCCAGAAGGAAACAGCACTTAGCCCTGCCTTCCTCTGAAGAACCAGTCCTCCTCCTGCAACCCACCAGTAGGTCAGAGTCATGCACGGTGGGAAGTGACCCTCCCTTCGCAACGGATAGTCATCCTCTGGAAAATACATCTCAGTTTAGTTGCTCTCAGGGAGAAGTCAATCCTTTTAAATCTGCAATAAAAGAGATGTTCTGCAAGCTTCCAGTTTCTTCCGTGCCTAGTAAAGCCCCCATAACCAGCCCAGCACCATTCCTGGCGACTACTGACCCCTGGAGATTGGCACCTTTTGTCAAGGAAACTAGTGATCTGCTTTGCAGTCCTGTGAGAACCCCTCCAACCTCGTTAATATCCCTTCAGGGGAACTTGGACATCCTGGGACTTGGCAGCACTCCCTTAAGGCCATCGTTATGCGATTCCCCACAGCTGCCACTCCTAAATGCAGAAACCAATGACATGGTCTCTGGGCCTTTGACGAGCTCTCCTGCACCCAGCAAACAGTCGTCCCCAGAGCTTCAAGCCTCTGCTCTTCCTGAAAACCATTCATTCTTGGAAGGCCTAGTCCTGGACACCATGAATGACAGTTTGAGCAAAATCCTCCTAGATGTCAGTTTTCCTGGCCTTGAGGATGACAACTTGGGTACTGATCTCAGTTGGTCACAGTTAATTCCTGAACTGAAATGA
- the RHNO1 gene encoding RAD9, HUS1, RAD1-interacting nuclear orphan protein 1 encodes MPPKKRRVSKGWKGELLFTEAPKEGLVYPYGTPLHPGGSPRCVPTKPVNQIGNTWIIPQFESARSLGLQRWCHGSPNVKIKDTSHAIPVVAGRRWRPAAYKFSPLVFENAKTESCAVGTSEHPLDFGGQAGNFETCCNQSRALSTAASISPTSSSRAGMENPCHCPLSPYADQVAFSPPEICTPEEPSIEAHNYCLPQMDSFTPGSFRNHVGEDISDDFEAASVLVEDTPEHEYGVKVTWRSRSLLMKYLREKGMLSTRDILVKTQMSAVLTEAGDGQ; translated from the exons ATGCCTCCAAAGAAGAGGCGTGTAAGCAAAGGATGGAAAGGAGAGCTCTTGTTCACTGAGGCCCCCAAAGAGGGGCTTGTGTACCCCTATGGAACGCCACTTCATCCAGGGGGCAGTCCAAGATGTGTACCCACCAAACCAGTAAATCAGATTGGGAATACTTGG ATAATTCCACAGTTTGAGAGTGCCAGATCACTGGGTCTCCAGAGGTGGTGCCACGGTTCCCCCAACGTGAAAATAAAGGATACTAGCCATGCTATCCCTGTGGTGGCAGGAAGGCGTTGGAGGCCTGCAGCCTACAAGTTTTCTCCACTAGTGTTTGAGAATGCAAAAACAGAATCCTGTGCTGTGGGGACTTCAGAACACCCTTTGGACTTCGGTGGCCAAGCAGGAAACTTTGAGACATGCTGTAACCAGTCGAGGGCTCTTTctactgcagcttccatcagccctacaAGCAGTTCTAGGGCTGGGATGGAAAATCCTTGTCACTGTCCCTTATCTCCTTATGCTGACCAAGTTGCATTCAGCCCACCAGAGATATGCACTCCAGAAGAGCCCTCCATTGAGGCCCATAATTATTGTCTGCCCCAGATGGATAGCTTTACTCCTGGCTCATTTCGTAATCATGTTGGTGAGGATATTTCTGATGACTTTGAGGCTGCATCTGTGCTGGTCGAGGACACTCCTGAGCACGAATATGGAGTTAAGGTAACATGGCGGAGTCGATCTCTCTTAATGAAATACCTCAGAGAAAAAGGAATGCTGAGCACCAGGGACATCTTAGTGAAGACACAAATGAGTGCAGTGCTTACTGAGGCTGGAGATGGCCAATAG
- the FOXM1 gene encoding forkhead box protein M1 isoform X2 → MKSSPHRPLILKRRKLSFPHSDAASTLVGDEPSGHNVGSPKQEEAKPKEHGTSKTEPGNREVPVGGIKIIDHPTLSDAQVVAIPANTDVQSIINALTAKGKESGSNGPSKFILISSSSPRTERRELKNLFKSDEEHSTAHNKAEEDERYIGKSSALMEELLSMDGREQEENSSAETTSSVLDNSLTNIQWLGNMSSSGLSPCSVKKETEKENQTPKQKAIKAEEGSAASSSTTSWQESFSERPPYSYMAMIQFAINSTEKKRMMLKDIYTWIEDHFPYFKHVAKPGWKNSIRHNLSLHDMFVRETSANGKISFWTIHPEANRYLTLDQVFKQQKRHIPDLQKNTRGTSGRKNEPQAARRKMKPLLPRVNSYLVPIHFPLSQSVILQPSSKMPLPTAQGASETMQSSKPVCIAPKVLLSSEEPTLLPATTPIKEETSDGELSPFTSQQSIKQDACWISKESLTAALHIKEESDNFHSNTWAPQFLPTVSTKAEPVQLGEEPDIVLPATPAKQKRPFTALKSPSRSKLNTLVIKGQDRQEMGRSRRKQHLALPSSEEPVLLLQPTSRSESCTVGSDPPFATDSHPLENTSQFSCSQGEVNPFKSAIKEMFCKLPVSSVPSKAPITSPAPFLATTDPWRLAPFVKETSDLLCSPVRTPPTSLISLQGNLDILGLGSTPLRPSLCDSPQLPLLNAETNDMVSGPLTSSPAPSKQSSPELQASALPENHSFLEGLVLDTMNDSLSKILLDVSFPGLEDDNLGTDLSWSQLIPELK, encoded by the exons ATGAAGAGCAGCCCTCACAGGCCCCTGATTCTCAAGAGACGGAAGCTGTCTTTCCCACATAGCGATGCGGCTAGCACCTTAGTAGGAGATGAGCCAAGTGGCCACAATGTTGGGTCTCCTAAGCAGGAAGAAGCAAAACCTAAGGAGCACGGCACAAGCAAAACGGAACCTGGAAATCGAGAAGTCCCTGTGGGGGGGATTAAGATAATAGACCACCCGACCTTGTCAGATGCGCAGGTGGTAGCTATTCCTGCTAACACAGATGTCCAAAGTATCATCAATGCTCTAACAGCCAAGGGGAAAGAATCTGGCAGTAATGGGCCTAGCAAATTTATTCTCATCAGTAGCAGCTCTCCTAGAACGGAGAGAAGAGAGCTCAAGAATCTTTTCAAATCCGATGAGGAGCACAGCACTGCCCACAACAAGGCAGAAGAGGATGAAAGGTACATTGGGAAAAGCTCTGCATTAATGGAAGAGCTGCTGTCTATGGATGGACGAGAACAGGAAGAAAACA GCAGCGCGGAGACAACAAGCAGTGTCTTGGACAACAGTCTGACTAACATTCAGTGGCTGGGCAATATGAGCTCTAGTGGACTGAGCCCTTGCAGTGTGAAAAAAGAAACGGAGAAGGAGAACCAGACCCCCAAGCAGAAAGCTATTAAG GCCGAGGAAGgttctgcagcttcttcctcTACTACCTCATGGCAGGAGTCCTTCTCTGAACGTCCCCCCTACTCCTATATGGCCATGATCCAGTTTGCCATCAACAGTACTGAGAAGAAGCGCATGATGCTGAAAGATATCTACACCTGGATTGAGGAtcatttcccttatttcaagcatGTAGCCAAGCCAGGCTGGAAG AACTCTATAAGGCACAATCTTTCTCTTCATGACATGTTTGTTCGAGAGACATCTGCCAATGGCAAAATCTCATTCTGGACCATTCACCCCGAAGCCAACCGCTATTTGACGTTGGACCAAGTGTTCAAA CAGCAAAAACGGCACATTCCAGATCTACAGAAGAATACGAGAGGCACTAGCGGTCGTAAAAATGAGCCACAGGCTGCAC GCCGAAAAATGAAGCCCTTGCTGCCACGGGTCAACTCCTACCTAGTTCCAATTCACTTTCCTTTGAGTCAGTCCGTCATCCTTCAACCTTCTTCAAAGATGCCTCTTCCTACAGCCCAGGGTGCCTCAGAGACCATGCAGAGCAGCAAACCGGTGTGCATTGCTCCAAAG GTGTTGCTGTCCAGTGAAGAGCCAACCCTGCTCCCAGCTACCACCCCCATAAAAGAGGAGACTTCTGATGGAGAGTTATCTCCATTTACATCCCAGCAGTCCATCAAGCAGGACGCCTGTTGGATCAGCAAAGAATCACTCACCGCAGCCCTGCATATAAAAGAGGAGAGTGACAACTTTCATTCCAATACATGGGCCCCCCAGTTCCTCCCCACAGTGTCTACGAAGGCAGAGCCAGTGCAACTGGGTGAAGAACCAGACATAGTccttccagcaacacctgcaaaGCAGAAGAGACCATTTACAGCTCTCAAGTCACCATCCCGGAGCAAGCTGAACACACTGGTTATAAAGGGGCAAGACAGGCAAGAAATGGGCAGATCCAGAAGGAAACAGCACTTAGCCCTGCCTTCCTCTGAAGAACCAGTCCTCCTCCTGCAACCCACCAGTAGGTCAGAGTCATGCACGGTGGGAAGTGACCCTCCCTTCGCAACGGATAGTCATCCTCTGGAAAATACATCTCAGTTTAGTTGCTCTCAGGGAGAAGTCAATCCTTTTAAATCTGCAATAAAAGAGATGTTCTGCAAGCTTCCAGTTTCTTCCGTGCCTAGTAAAGCCCCCATAACCAGCCCAGCACCATTCCTGGCGACTACTGACCCCTGGAGATTGGCACCTTTTGTCAAGGAAACTAGTGATCTGCTTTGCAGTCCTGTGAGAACCCCTCCAACCTCGTTAATATCCCTTCAGGGGAACTTGGACATCCTGGGACTTGGCAGCACTCCCTTAAGGCCATCGTTATGCGATTCCCCACAGCTGCCACTCCTAAATGCAGAAACCAATGACATGGTCTCTGGGCCTTTGACGAGCTCTCCTGCACCCAGCAAACAGTCGTCCCCAGAGCTTCAAGCCTCTGCTCTTCCTGAAAACCATTCATTCTTGGAAGGCCTAGTCCTGGACACCATGAATGACAGTTTGAGCAAAATCCTCCTAGATGTCAGTTTTCCTGGCCTTGAGGATGACAACTTGGGTACTGATCTCAGTTGGTCACAGTTAATTCCTGAACTGAAATGA
- the FOXM1 gene encoding forkhead box protein M1 isoform X3, with protein sequence MKSSPHRPLILKRRKLSFPHSDAASTLVGDEPSGHNVGSPKQEEAKPKEHGTSKTEPGNREVPVGGIKIIDHPTLSDAQVVAIPANTDVQSIINALTAKGKESGSNGPSKFILISSSSPRTERRELKNLFKSDEEHSTAHNKAEEDERYIGKSSALMEELLSMDGREQEENSSAETTSSVLDNSLTNIQWLGNMSSSGLSPCSVKKETEKENQTPKQKAIKESFSERPPYSYMAMIQFAINSTEKKRMMLKDIYTWIEDHFPYFKHVAKPGWKNSIRHNLSLHDMFVRETSANGKISFWTIHPEANRYLTLDQVFKPLDVRSPASPGLLESQQKRHIPDLQKNTRGTSGRKNEPQAARRKMKPLLPRVNSYLVPIHFPLSQSVILQPSSKMPLPTAQGASETMQSSKPVCIAPKVLLSSEEPTLLPATTPIKEETSDGELSPFTSQQSIKQDACWISKESLTAALHIKEESDNFHSNTWAPQFLPTVSTKAEPVQLGEEPDIVLPATPAKQKRPFTALKSPSRSKLNTLVIKGQDRQEMGRSRRKQHLALPSSEEPVLLLQPTSRSESCTVGSDPPFATDSHPLENTSQFSCSQGEVNPFKSAIKEMFCKLPVSSVPSKAPITSPAPFLATTDPWRLAPFVKETSDLLCSPVRTPPTSLISLQGNLDILGLGSTPLRPSLCDSPQLPLLNAETNDMVSGPLTSSPAPSKQSSPELQASALPENHSFLEGLVLDTMNDSLSKILLDVSFPGLEDDNLGTDLSWSQLIPELK encoded by the exons ATGAAGAGCAGCCCTCACAGGCCCCTGATTCTCAAGAGACGGAAGCTGTCTTTCCCACATAGCGATGCGGCTAGCACCTTAGTAGGAGATGAGCCAAGTGGCCACAATGTTGGGTCTCCTAAGCAGGAAGAAGCAAAACCTAAGGAGCACGGCACAAGCAAAACGGAACCTGGAAATCGAGAAGTCCCTGTGGGGGGGATTAAGATAATAGACCACCCGACCTTGTCAGATGCGCAGGTGGTAGCTATTCCTGCTAACACAGATGTCCAAAGTATCATCAATGCTCTAACAGCCAAGGGGAAAGAATCTGGCAGTAATGGGCCTAGCAAATTTATTCTCATCAGTAGCAGCTCTCCTAGAACGGAGAGAAGAGAGCTCAAGAATCTTTTCAAATCCGATGAGGAGCACAGCACTGCCCACAACAAGGCAGAAGAGGATGAAAGGTACATTGGGAAAAGCTCTGCATTAATGGAAGAGCTGCTGTCTATGGATGGACGAGAACAGGAAGAAAACA GCAGCGCGGAGACAACAAGCAGTGTCTTGGACAACAGTCTGACTAACATTCAGTGGCTGGGCAATATGAGCTCTAGTGGACTGAGCCCTTGCAGTGTGAAAAAAGAAACGGAGAAGGAGAACCAGACCCCCAAGCAGAAAGCTATTAAG GAGTCCTTCTCTGAACGTCCCCCCTACTCCTATATGGCCATGATCCAGTTTGCCATCAACAGTACTGAGAAGAAGCGCATGATGCTGAAAGATATCTACACCTGGATTGAGGAtcatttcccttatttcaagcatGTAGCCAAGCCAGGCTGGAAG AACTCTATAAGGCACAATCTTTCTCTTCATGACATGTTTGTTCGAGAGACATCTGCCAATGGCAAAATCTCATTCTGGACCATTCACCCCGAAGCCAACCGCTATTTGACGTTGGACCAAGTGTTCAAA CCACTGGATGTGCGGTCACCAGCATCACCCGGGCTCTTGGAATCA CAGCAAAAACGGCACATTCCAGATCTACAGAAGAATACGAGAGGCACTAGCGGTCGTAAAAATGAGCCACAGGCTGCAC GCCGAAAAATGAAGCCCTTGCTGCCACGGGTCAACTCCTACCTAGTTCCAATTCACTTTCCTTTGAGTCAGTCCGTCATCCTTCAACCTTCTTCAAAGATGCCTCTTCCTACAGCCCAGGGTGCCTCAGAGACCATGCAGAGCAGCAAACCGGTGTGCATTGCTCCAAAG GTGTTGCTGTCCAGTGAAGAGCCAACCCTGCTCCCAGCTACCACCCCCATAAAAGAGGAGACTTCTGATGGAGAGTTATCTCCATTTACATCCCAGCAGTCCATCAAGCAGGACGCCTGTTGGATCAGCAAAGAATCACTCACCGCAGCCCTGCATATAAAAGAGGAGAGTGACAACTTTCATTCCAATACATGGGCCCCCCAGTTCCTCCCCACAGTGTCTACGAAGGCAGAGCCAGTGCAACTGGGTGAAGAACCAGACATAGTccttccagcaacacctgcaaaGCAGAAGAGACCATTTACAGCTCTCAAGTCACCATCCCGGAGCAAGCTGAACACACTGGTTATAAAGGGGCAAGACAGGCAAGAAATGGGCAGATCCAGAAGGAAACAGCACTTAGCCCTGCCTTCCTCTGAAGAACCAGTCCTCCTCCTGCAACCCACCAGTAGGTCAGAGTCATGCACGGTGGGAAGTGACCCTCCCTTCGCAACGGATAGTCATCCTCTGGAAAATACATCTCAGTTTAGTTGCTCTCAGGGAGAAGTCAATCCTTTTAAATCTGCAATAAAAGAGATGTTCTGCAAGCTTCCAGTTTCTTCCGTGCCTAGTAAAGCCCCCATAACCAGCCCAGCACCATTCCTGGCGACTACTGACCCCTGGAGATTGGCACCTTTTGTCAAGGAAACTAGTGATCTGCTTTGCAGTCCTGTGAGAACCCCTCCAACCTCGTTAATATCCCTTCAGGGGAACTTGGACATCCTGGGACTTGGCAGCACTCCCTTAAGGCCATCGTTATGCGATTCCCCACAGCTGCCACTCCTAAATGCAGAAACCAATGACATGGTCTCTGGGCCTTTGACGAGCTCTCCTGCACCCAGCAAACAGTCGTCCCCAGAGCTTCAAGCCTCTGCTCTTCCTGAAAACCATTCATTCTTGGAAGGCCTAGTCCTGGACACCATGAATGACAGTTTGAGCAAAATCCTCCTAGATGTCAGTTTTCCTGGCCTTGAGGATGACAACTTGGGTACTGATCTCAGTTGGTCACAGTTAATTCCTGAACTGAAATGA